A segment of the Bradyrhizobium sp. CCBAU 53340 genome:
ATGGCGCTCGATCCCGACCAGCGGCCAGGAGCGCCCCTCGGCGCGGTCGATCACGGCCTGCACCTCGCGCTGCACCGGCGGCACGTCCTTGGGCTGGCCGACGATCTCCATGCGCATCGCCGCATCGTCGACGAACGTATCGAGCGGCATCACTGAGAGAATGGCCTCGATTGCCTTGGCCGTGCTGACATTGTCGATGCGAAGCAGCTCACCGAACGCGGTCTGACGTGCGATCGAGTCAGCCGGGAAATTGGTGTCGCATACGACAAGACGATCCCCATGCCCCATTGCGCGCAAGGCGTAGAGCACGTCGGCATTGAGCAGTGGGTTGATGCCCTTGAGCATGTTGTGTCCCTCCCTTCTTCAAAATCCCCCGGACTCTGATGATCCGGATGCCATCTCATATCACCGCAAGGTGACGTCTCTAGTCGCCATAGGGAATCCAGATGTTCTTCACCTGCACCGCGTGACGGAGCAGGATCGGCCCCTCGCTCGCGGCCCTGTCGTACCAATCGAGCGCCAGCCCGTGGTCGACCAGCGTGCGCTTGAGGTTGCCGACCGACAGCCGCTCCGCCGTCGTCGAGGCTTCCTGCGAGCCGAACACCCAGAGCGCGTCGACGTCGTCATGCTCGGCAAGCACATTGGCAAGTGCATCGCGCTCGCCGGTGACGATATTGACGACGCCTGCCGGCACGTCCGACGTCTCCAGCACCTGGTAGAAATCCGTCGCAGCCAGCGGATGCCGCTCGCTCGGAACAGTGACGACACGGTTGCCCATCGCAATCAACGGCGCCACCAGGCTGATGAAGCCCAGCAGCGGCGCCTCGTCCGGACAGGCCACCCCGACCACGCCGATCGGCTCGTGCATGGCAAGCGCGACGCCGCGCAACGGCGGCGCATGGATCGTCCCCTCATATTTGTCGGCCCAGGCCCCATAGCTGAACAGCCGCTCGATACTCGCCTCGACCTCCGCGCGCGCCTTGGTGGGCGATACGCCGGTCATGTCACCGATGCGCCGGGCGAACTCGTCGCCGCGCGCAGACAGATTCTCGGCAAGGTAATAAAGGATTTGGGCGCGATTATGCGCCGTCGCCCGCGCCCACCCCTCCGCCGAACGCGCGGCGGCCACGGCGTTACGGATATCCTTGCGATTGCCCTCGCCGACCTCGCCGAGGTGCTTTCCCTTTGGCGACAGCACGCTGCGCGAATAATTTCCATCGGGGCGGACCTGCTTCCCGCCAACGAAGAGTTTTGCCGTGCGATCGATCGACGGCGTGCCAAATCCGGCGCCCTCAGTCGAGGCTTCAGGGAGCGGAGGCAGCTTTGCTCGCGCTTTGCGGCCGCTCCACGCCTTCGGCTTGAGATATTCGTAAAGTCCCTCCCGGCCGCCCTCGCGGCCGAAGCCGGACTCGCGGTAGCCGCCGAAGCCGACGCTGGCATCGAACAGGTTCGTCGCATTGACCCAGACCACGCCGGCCTGAAGCTTTGGCGCGATATCGAGCGCCAGGCCAATGGTCTCGCTCCACACGCTGGCGGCAAGGCCGTAGCGCGTATTGTTGGCGAGCATCACCGCTTCATCAGGCGTCCGGAACGTCATCGCGACCAGCACGGGCCCAAAAATCTCCTCGATCGCGACCGTCGAGGACGGATGCACATTCCAGAGCAAGGTCGGGGGATAGAAGCAGCCCTCTGCGGGGATCGCTCCTGAAGCCTGATACTTCTCGGCGCCCTCCTTCACGCCGGTCTCGACCAGTGCCTTGATCCGCTCGAGCTGGAAAGGCGCGACCACCGCGCCCATATCGATCGCCTTGTCGAGCGGCGGCCCCACGCGCAGCGTCTCCATGCGGCGGATCAGGCGCTTGCGGAAGGTCTCGGCGATGCCCTCCTGCAACAGCAGACGCGATCCGGCGCAGCAGACCTGGCCCTGGTTGAACCAGATCGCATCGACCACGCCCTCCACGGCGCCATCGAGATCGGCATCGTCGAACACGATGAACGGCGATTTGCCGCCGAGCTCCAGGGTCAGCGACTTGCCGCTGCCCGCGGTCGACTGGCGGATCAAACGGCCCACCTCGGTCGATCCGGTGAAGGCAATTTTGTCGACGCCGGGATTCTCAACGAGCAACGCGCCGGTGGCGCCATCGCCGGTCACCACGTTCAACACGCCTGGCGGCAACCCGGCTTCCGCGGCAAGCGCGGCAAACAGCAGCGCAGTGAGCGAGGTGAATTCCGCCGGCTTCAGCACGACGGTATTGCCGGCCGCCAGCGCAGGCGCAATCTTCCAGGCCAGCATCAGCAGCGGGAAATTCCAGGGAATGATCTGGCCGATCACACCGACCGGCACGTGGTCGGCGAATTCGCGCTCCTGCAATTGCGCCCAGCCGGCGTGATACAGGAAGTGGCGCGCGGCGAGCGGCACGTCGAGATCGCGGGTTTCCCTGATCGGCTTGCCGTTGTCGATCGCCTCCAGCACTGCGAACAGGCGCGCATGGCGCTGCAGCATGCGCGCCAACGCATAAAGATGACGGGCACGACCGTGACCACCGAGCTTCGCCCACGGTGCTTGCGCCGATCGCGCCGCACCGACGGCGGCCTCGACATCGGCCGCAACACCTTGCGCGATCTTGGCCAGCGGCTTACCGGTGGCCGGCTCGATCGTCGTCAGATGCTTGCCTGAAGCGGAGCTTGCGAATTTGCCGGCAATGAAATGGCCGAATGTCGCCTCGTGCCGTTTCAGCCAGGCCCGTGCCTCGCCGTCCGCCTCGGGAGCGGGACCGTACTCCATGGTCTCGTAATAATGTGCGACGCTCATGCTCAGCCCACGGGGTGACGGTTGAAGGCCGAGTAGCGGCCGGTGACGTGATGCTCGAGCTGGCGCTCGATGTCGGCGAGCAGGCTCGAGGCGCCGATGCGAAACAGCTCCGGCTCGAGCCAGTCGCGCCCCAGCTCCTCTTTCATCAGGAACTGGTAGTTGAGCACGTCCTTCGCGGTCGAGATTCCACCGGCGGGCTTGAATCCGACCTTGAAGCCGGTGCGTTCCTCATAGAGCCTGATCATGCGCAGCATCGCCAGCGTCACCGGCAGCGTGGCGTTGACGCCTTCCTTGCCGGTCGAGGTCTTGATGAAGTCGGCGCCGGCCATCATGCAGACCATCGAGGCCTTGGCGACGTTGCGCAGCGTCTTGAGGTCGCCGGTGGCCAGGATCGTCTTGAGATGCGCCTCCCCACAGGCGGCGCGGAAATCACGGACCTCGTCGTAGAGCGCGCGCCAATCCCCCGTCAGCACATGCTCGCGCGTGATGACGATGTCGATCTCCTGCGCGCCGTCCCTGACGGACGCCTCGATCTCCCTAAGCTTGAGATCGTGGGGGATGAGGCCCGCCGGAAATCCGGTCGAGACCGCAGCGACCGGGATGTCAGATCCGTCGAGCGCTTCGACTGCGGTCGCAACGAAGCGGTGATAAACGCAGATAGCGCCCGTGTGCAGCCCGCGCCCGGCAAAGCCGAGCGCCTCGACGAGATCGCTGCGCAGCGGCGACCGCGCCTTCGCGCAGAGCCGCTTCACACGCTCGGTCGTGTCGTCGCCGTTGAGCGTCGTCAGGTCGATGCAGGTGATCGCCTTGAGCAGCCACGCCGCCTGCGCGTCCTTCTTGACGGTGCGCCGGCCGGGCAGGCTCGCGACGCGGCGCTCGGCGGCGGACAGATTGATCCTAATCTCGTCGATCCAGTCCATCTCGAGCGCGCGGCCGGTGTTGCGCGCGATGACATGGGTGTGATTGTGGTCCCGTGCATGTGGCTGCACCGGCACCGTGGATGGATTTGGTATCAGGACGCCCTGCGCCATCGGTATCCCGTGCGGTGCTAGCGAATCGGCTGAAGCGCCAGATAGATTGAG
Coding sequences within it:
- a CDS encoding RbsD/FucU family protein, which gives rise to MLKGINPLLNADVLYALRAMGHGDRLVVCDTNFPADSIARQTAFGELLRIDNVSTAKAIEAILSVMPLDTFVDDAAMRMEIVGQPKDVPPVQREVQAVIDRAEGRSWPLVGIERHAFYEKAKTAYCVIATGERRFYGCFLFTKGVIAPDGE
- a CDS encoding aldehyde dehydrogenase family protein, translating into MSVAHYYETMEYGPAPEADGEARAWLKRHEATFGHFIAGKFASSASGKHLTTIEPATGKPLAKIAQGVAADVEAAVGAARSAQAPWAKLGGHGRARHLYALARMLQRHARLFAVLEAIDNGKPIRETRDLDVPLAARHFLYHAGWAQLQEREFADHVPVGVIGQIIPWNFPLLMLAWKIAPALAAGNTVVLKPAEFTSLTALLFAALAAEAGLPPGVLNVVTGDGATGALLVENPGVDKIAFTGSTEVGRLIRQSTAGSGKSLTLELGGKSPFIVFDDADLDGAVEGVVDAIWFNQGQVCCAGSRLLLQEGIAETFRKRLIRRMETLRVGPPLDKAIDMGAVVAPFQLERIKALVETGVKEGAEKYQASGAIPAEGCFYPPTLLWNVHPSSTVAIEEIFGPVLVAMTFRTPDEAVMLANNTRYGLAASVWSETIGLALDIAPKLQAGVVWVNATNLFDASVGFGGYRESGFGREGGREGLYEYLKPKAWSGRKARAKLPPLPEASTEGAGFGTPSIDRTAKLFVGGKQVRPDGNYSRSVLSPKGKHLGEVGEGNRKDIRNAVAAARSAEGWARATAHNRAQILYYLAENLSARGDEFARRIGDMTGVSPTKARAEVEASIERLFSYGAWADKYEGTIHAPPLRGVALAMHEPIGVVGVACPDEAPLLGFISLVAPLIAMGNRVVTVPSERHPLAATDFYQVLETSDVPAGVVNIVTGERDALANVLAEHDDVDALWVFGSQEASTTAERLSVGNLKRTLVDHGLALDWYDRAASEGPILLRHAVQVKNIWIPYGD
- the deoC gene encoding deoxyribose-phosphate aldolase, which produces MAQGVLIPNPSTVPVQPHARDHNHTHVIARNTGRALEMDWIDEIRINLSAAERRVASLPGRRTVKKDAQAAWLLKAITCIDLTTLNGDDTTERVKRLCAKARSPLRSDLVEALGFAGRGLHTGAICVYHRFVATAVEALDGSDIPVAAVSTGFPAGLIPHDLKLREIEASVRDGAQEIDIVITREHVLTGDWRALYDEVRDFRAACGEAHLKTILATGDLKTLRNVAKASMVCMMAGADFIKTSTGKEGVNATLPVTLAMLRMIRLYEERTGFKVGFKPAGGISTAKDVLNYQFLMKEELGRDWLEPELFRIGASSLLADIERQLEHHVTGRYSAFNRHPVG